The Glycine soja cultivar W05 chromosome 3, ASM419377v2, whole genome shotgun sequence genome window below encodes:
- the LOC114405830 gene encoding receptor-like serine/threonine-protein kinase At2g45590, translated as MPSRPPPLSPPATAAASHRREIILCGAIGGALFLTALIISVMIFIYRKLSYSRTAPFEHNQRRFSYTVLRRATNSFSPSTKLGHGGFGSVHKATLPSGQTVALKVMDSPGSLQGEREFHNELTLCSNLKSPFVISLLGFSSDRRGKKLVLVYELMPNRSLQDALLDRRCPELMSWGKRFDVAVSVARGLEYLHHVCDPPVIHGDIKPSNVLLDRDFRAKIGDFGLARVKNVEDLGMVDENEKKKDEEFSVLEGESVVDVDRSPESCPVRAAEYSDASPVGGDKLSVVSDGGGCFESVDSGSVSVNKKKCGGGSGRDWWWRQESGGGGESGRVKDYVMEWIGSEIKKERPKSEWVDSCSSSSPKVENENGNESVSVSVNVNDKSKKKKERKKLDWWASLDEERVKGKAKKKNRKPREWWKEEFCEELSKKSRKKKRGMEWWQREEEGVEQKRKRKSKGSRGSIDWWLDGLSGEMRNNGRRNSQDWGVSGDVPKSGGISSTPSMRGTVCYIAPEYGGGGQLSEKCDVYSFGVLLLVLVAGRRPLQVTASPISEFERANLISWARQLAHNGRLLDLVDTSIHSLDKEQALLCITIALLCLQRSPGKRPSIKEVVGMLSGEAEPPHLPFEFSPSPPSNFPFKTRKKAR; from the coding sequence ATGCCGTCGCGTCCGCCGCCGCTCTCACCACCCGCCACCGCCGCCGCATCTCACCGCCGCGAGATAATCCTATGCGGCGCAATCGGCGGCGCGCTCTTCCTAACGGCGTTAATAATCTCCGTCATGATTTTCATCTACCGCAAGCTCTCGTACTCCCGAACGGCGCCGTTCGAGCACAACCAGCGGCGTTTCTCGTACACCGTTCTCCGCCGCGCCACGAACTCGTTCTCTCCCTCCACGAAGCTCGGCCACGGAGGCTTCGGTTCGGTTCACAAGGCCACACTGCCTTCCGGCCAGACCGTTGCGCTTAAAGTTATGGACTCGCCCGGTTCGCTTCagggagagagagagttccACAACGAGCTGACGCTGTGTTCGAATCTCAAATCTCCGTTTGTGATTTCGCTTTTAGGTTTTTCTTCCGACCGGCGTGGAAAAAAGCTGGTTTTGGTTTACGAGCTTATGCCGAACCGGAGTTTGCAGGACGCGCTTTTGGATAGAAGGTGCCCGGAGTTGATGAGCTGGGGGAAGAGGTTCGACGTGGCGGTTTCGGTGGCGAGGGGATTGGAGTATCTGCATCATGTCTGCGACCCGCCGGTGATTCATGGTGATATTAAGCCGAGTAATGTGTTGTTGGATAGGGATTTTAGGGCCAAGATTGGGGATTTTGGGCTTGCTAGGGTTAAGAATGTGGAGGATCTGGGAATGGTGGATGAGAacgagaagaagaaagatgaggaATTTAGTGTTTTGGAAGGGGAGAGTGTGGTGGATGTTGACCGGTCGCCGGAGAGTTGTCCGGTGAGGGCTGCGGAGTATTCGGATGCTTCGCCGGTGGGGGGTGATAAGTTGAGTGTTGTGTCTGATGGTGGGGGGTGTTTTGAGAGTGTTGATAGTGGGAGTGTGAGTGTGAATAAGAAGAAGTGTGGTGGTGGTTCGGGGAGGGATTGGTGGTGGAGGCAGGAGAGTGGGGGAGGAGGGGAATCCGGGAGGGTGAAGGATTATGTGATGGAGTGGATCGGGAGCGAGATAAAGAAGGAGAGGCCGAAGAGCGAATGGGTTGATTCGTGTTCGTCGTCTTCTCCGAAGGTGGAGAATGAGAATGGGAACGAGAGTGTGAGTGTGAGTGTGAATGTGAATGATAAgagtaagaagaagaaggagaggaaGAAGTTGGATTGGTGGGCCTCGCTTGACGAGGAGAGGGTGAAGGGGAAggcgaagaagaagaataggaaGCCAAGGGAGTGGTGGAAGGAGGAGTTTTGCGAGGAATTGTCGAAGAAGAgtaggaagaagaagaggggGATGGAGTGGTGGCAGAGGGAGGAGGAAGGGGTGGAgcagaagaggaagaggaagagtaAAGGGAGTAGAGGGAGTATTGATTGGTGGTTGGATGGGTTGAGTGGTGAGATGAGGAACAATGGGAGGAGGAATAGCCAAGATTGGGGGGTTAGTGGGGATGTGCCAAAGAGTGGTGGGATTAGCAGCACCCCTAGTATGAGAGGGACTGTTTGTTACATTGCTCCTGAGTATGGTGGTGGAGGGCAATTGTCTGAGAAGTGTGATGTGTACAGTTTTGGGGTTCTGCTTTTGGTGCTGGTGGCCGGGAGGCGGCCGCTGCAGGTGACAGCCTCACCAATTTCTGAGTTTGAGAGGGCCAATTTGATTTCCTGGGCCAGGCAGCTTGCTCACAATGGGAGGCTTTTGGATCTTGTTGACACTTCTATCCATTCCTTGGATAAGGAGCAGGCGCTTCTCTGCATCACCATTGCCTTGTTGTGTCTGCAGAGGTCCCCCGGGAAGAGGCCTTCCATCAAGGAGGTTGTGGGGATGCTTAGTGGGGAGGCTGAGCCACCACACTTGCCGTTCGAGTTCTCACCATCACCTCCCTCGAATTTCCCATTCAAGACCCGGAAGAAGGCTCGGTGA
- the LOC114405827 gene encoding cytochrome P450 704C1-like, translating to MDFLHTLLSLIAFSFLGIFLVFCFIMLTIIIGKSIGDPDYAPVKGTVFNQLLYFNTLHDYHAQVAKTNPTFRLLAPDQSELYTADPRNIEHILKTNFDKYSKGKYNQDIVTDLFGEGIFAVDGDKWRQQRKLASFEFSTRVLRDFSCSVFRRNAAKLVRVISEFSHQGQVFDMQDILMRCTLDSIFKVGFGTELNCLNGSSKEGSEFMKAFDESNALIYWRYVDPFWKLKRFLNIGCEATLKRNVKIIDDFVHGVIKTRKAQLALQQEYNVKEDILSRFLIESKKDQKTMTDQYLRDIILNFMIAGKDTSANTLSWFFYMLCKNPLIEEKIVQEVRDVSCSCSHESEPNIEEFVAKITDDTLDRMHYLHAALTETLRLYPAVPADGRTAEAHDILPDGHKLKKGDGVYYLAYGMGRMCSIWGEDAEEFRPERWLNNGIFQPESPFKFVAFHAGPRICLGKDFAYRQMKIVAMALVRFFRFKLANGTQNVTYKVMFTLHIDKGLLLCAIPRS from the exons ATGGATTTTTTGCACACCCTGTTGAGTTTGATAGCCTTTTCTTTTCTGGGTATCTTCCTAGTCTTTTGTTTCATCATGTTAACCATAATTATAGGAAAATCAATAGGGGACCCTGATTATGCTCCAGTAAAAGGCACAGTGTTTAACCAGCTATTATACTTCAACACACTCCATGATTACCATGCTCAAGTGGCCAAAACTAATCCAACTTTTCGGCTACTGGCTCCGGATCAAAGCGAGTTGTACACCGCAGACCCGCGAAATATCGAACACATACTGAAAACCAACTTTGATAAGTACTCAAAAGGCAAGTATAACCAGGATATTGTGACTGATCTTTTTGGTGAGGGAATTTTTGCCGTTGATGGTGACAAGTGGAGGCAGCAAAGGAAGCTTGCAAGTTTTGAATTCTCCACAAGGGTTCTTAGAGATTTCAGTTGTTCTGTCTTTAGAAGGAATGCTGCTAAGTTGGTCAGGGTTATCTCAGAATTTTCCCATCAGGGTCAGGTTTTTGATATGCAA GACATACTAATGAGATGCACTCTGGACTCCATATTCAAAGTTGGGTTTGGAACAGAATTGAATTGCTTGAATGGATCGAGCAAAGAGGGTAGTGAGTTCATGAAGGCCTTTGATGAGTCAAATGCTTTGATTTATTGGCGCTATGTTGATCCTTTCTGGAAGCTCAAGAGGTTTCTTAACATTGGTTGTGAAGCTACCCTTAAGAGAAACGTGAAAATAATAGATGATTTTGTCCATGGAGTAATTAAGACAAGAAAGGCACAATTGGCACTTCAGCAAGAATAT AATGTCAAAGAGGACATACTATCAAGGTTTTTGATTGAGAGCAAGAAGGACCAAAAAACTATGACTGATCAGTACTTGAGGGATATAATTCTCAACTTTATGATAGCTGGCAAAGACACAAGTGCAAACACTCTTTCATGGTTCTTCTACATGCTCTGCAAGAACCCTCTTATAGAGGAAAAGATTGTGCAAGAAGTGAGAGATGTCAGTTGTAGTTGTAGCCATGAAAGTGAACCAAACATAGAAGAATTTGTGGCCAAAATAACAGATGACACCCTTGATAGAATGCATTATCTTCATGCAGCATTGACAGAGACCTTGAGACTTTACCCTGCAGTCCCCGCG GATGGGAGGACTGCAGAGGCACATGATATTCTTCCTGATGGCCACAAACTGAAAAAGGGGGATGGAGTGTACTATTTGGCCTATGGTATGGGCCGAATGTGTTCCATTTGGGGTGAAGATGCTGAGGAATTTCGTCCTGAAAGATGGCTCAACAATGGAATTTTCCAACCTGAATCGCCATTCAAATTCGTAGCTTTCCAT GCTGGACCTCGAATCTGCTTAGGGAAGGACTTTGCATACAGACAGATGAAAATAGTAGCAATGGCTCTTGTTCGTTTCTTCAGGTTTAAACTGGCAAATGGAACACAAAATGTGACTTACAAGGTCATGTTTACGCTTCACATCGACAAGGGTCTTCTTCTATGTGCAATTCCAAGGTCATGA
- the LOC114405625 gene encoding F-box protein At5g49610-like, whose protein sequence is MAPLSHDELLEIFSRLPAKAIYKFTSTSKSFSKLPKETYFASKQTQNSLLRDDTCFFIQPDITQSYNVHVEFHPLPGEELSSGVPQSSLEFLSNSAKILSSSNGLILCRATGENEVKLLITNPATQSWLPIPTPDEYKQNGTSIGAVDLKIVLECDDKDDYMVYLFYDNLVDWSSSNLDCKVYHSNEGVWKSKQERFFTGSRKLKFDMPVHHRGAVHFISDCFPSWNKKSPYFRPYIMSYNFESGNSRMLRVPKEARKGSHDLTCDMGIFKWGKATDPNQSICLVRLRKHVFTIWTLTHYETSEWRRVLKIRVKAMVKDHPIIRVKGYAVLNGDLLVFATEKKVYGCGLKDMRIQEICDHEFDFNVLRFTSYKDTLRTFGTGAGTLPLSLHTCGTRAGTLPLPSHKQCW, encoded by the coding sequence ATGGCGCCATTGTCACATGACGAATTGCTTGAGATATTCTCTCGATTACCAGCAAAAGCCATCTACAAGTTCACGTCCACCAGCAAGTCATTCTCAAAGTTACCAAAGGAAACATATTTTGCATCGAAACAGACACAAAACTCATTGCTAAGGGATGACACATGTTTCTTCATTCAACCAGACATCACTCAGTCATACAATGTCCATGTTGAATTCCACCCTTTACCTGGGGAGGAGCTCTCATCTGGGGTGCCTCAATCCTCTCTCGAATTCTTGTCTAACTCGGCCAAGATTTTGAGTTCTAGCAATGGCTTGATTCTTTGTCGCGCCACTGGCGAGAATGAAGTGAAGCTGCTCATTACCAACCCAGCAACACAATCCTGGttgcctattcccacccctgaTGAGTATAAACAAAATGGTACAAGTATTGGTGCTGTTGATCTCAAGATTGTTCTTGAAtgtgatgacaaagatgattaCATGGTGTATCTTTTTTATGACAACTTAGTTGATTGGTCTTCTTCAAATTTGGATTGCAAAGTTTATCATTCCAATGAAGGAGTGTGGAAATCAAAGCAAGAAAGATTTTTTACTGGCAGTAGGAAACTGAAATTTGACATGCCTGTTCATCACAGAGGAGCTGTTCACTTCATCTCAGATTGTTTTCCTTCCTGgaacaaaaaaagtccttatttcAGGCCATACATTATGTCATACAATTTTGAGAGTGGAAATTCAAGAATGCTGAGAGTGCCTAAAGAAGCAAGAAAGGGTTCTCATGACTTGACTTGTGACATGGGGATTTTCAAATGGGGAAAAGCCACTGATCCAAATCAATCAATTTGTTTGGTGAGGCTGAGGAAGCATGTGTTCACCATATGGACTTTGACACACTATGAGACAAGTGAGTGGAGAAGGGTTTTGAAGATAAGAGTGAAAGCAATGGTGAAGGATCATCCTATTATAAGAGTAAAGGGCTATGCAGTTTTGAATGGTGATCTTTTGGTCTTTGCCACTGAGAAGAAGGTCTATGGCTGTGGTTTGAAAGATATGAGGATTCAGGAAATCTGTGATCATGAATTTGACTTCAATGTTCTTCGCTTCACTTCATACAAGGACACTTTGCGCACATTTGGTACTGGTGCTGGAACTTTGCCTCTTTCTCTGCACACGTGTGGTACTAGAGCTGGAACTTTGCCTCTTCCTTCACACAAGCAGTGTTGGTAG
- the LOC114405368 gene encoding probable carboxylesterase 9: MSKFDPYTHLGITLNPDGTVTRAFKAPTVDANPEPSPGTTTVSKDITLDTQKETWVRIFRPTRLPSDHNTVARLPIVIYFHNGGFLFHSPANLSCHKKCTQIASDVPSVVVSASYRLAPENRLPAMYHDARDAVLWVKKQMNDPNGEQWLKDYGDASRVYIYGCDSGANIAFNVSMQVADLDLEPLRIRGLVMNQPMFGGEKRTGSELRYATDETLPLPVLDLMWYLTLPKETDRDHRYCNPMVKGPHLDNVKKLRKCLVIGFHGDIMVDRQQEFVTMLAKWGAQVEARFDQVGFHNIDMVDAARASAIINIAKDFILG, from the exons atgtccaAATTCGACCCCTACACGCACCTTGGCATCACTCTGAACCCCGACGGCACTGTCACGCGGGCCTTCAAGGCCCCAACCGTCGACGCCAACCCCGAGCCCTCACCGGGAACCACCACCGTTAGCAAAGACATAACCCTAGACACCCAAAAAGAAACATGGGTTCGAATTTTCCGACCAACGAGGCTCCCTTCCGACCACAACACGGTGGCGCGGTTGCCCATCGTGATCTACTTCCACAACGGCGGCTTCCTGTTCCACAGCCCCGCCAACCTCAGCTGCCACAAAAAATGCACGCAGATTGCCAGCGACGTCCCCTCCGTCGTCGTCTCCGCCTCCTACCGCCTCGCTCCGGAGAACCGTCTCCCGGCGATGTACCACGACGCACGCGACGCCGTTTTGTGGGTGAAAAAACAAATGAACGACCCCAACGGAGAGCAGTGGCTTAAAGATTATGGAGATGCTTCTAGGGTCTACATTTATGGCTGTGACTCCGGGGCAAATATAGCGTTCAACGTTTCCATgcag GTTGCTGACTTGGATTTAGAGCCTTTAAGGATTCGTGGATTAGTGATGAACCAACCCATGTTTGGAGGGGAAAAGAGGACGGGATCAGAGCTTAGATATGCCACAGACGAAACGTTGCCTTTGCCAGTGTTGGACTTGATGTGGTATTTGACTTTGCCTAAGGAGACAGACCGTGACCATAGGTATTGCAACCCTATGGTGAAGGGACCGCACCTTGATAATGTGAAGAAGTTGAGGAAGTGCCTTGTTATTGGGTTCCATGGGGACATCATGGTGGATCGACAACAGGAGTTTGTGACCATGTTGGCCAAGTGGGGGGCCCAGGTGGAAGCTCGGTTTGACCAAGTAGGGTTCCATAATATTGACATGGTGGACGCTGCTAGGGCTAGCGCGATTATAAATATTGCCAAGGACTTTATTCTTGGTTGA